The DNA sequence AAGAAGTCTTCAAGCAGTAACATCAAAAATTTATTCTCATTTGGGTTGATGATAGTCACAAATGCTCTTGCTCTTTCAAACCAAGATACCaggtaaaagttaaaaaaaaaagagttaaaaaCTGAGAAGAGGAATTTAAAAACCTAAACTTTATAAGTCTGCAGGAAATTGTACAGAGTTCTTTACTCTTTAAACTTTAGAGTCATGTGCTATGTCAAAAGCTACATGGCTTTAAGGAGTTCAGATTTTGCTAGGAGGACATGAGAAGTGCCatttcccccttccctccctaGTCCTCCTTTTAGCCTCCTTTCTTATCCAGGGCACCCACTTGTGGTGCTCAGACACAACACATGCTGCTAGTGGCACCAAAACTACTATAGATATTTCTAGAGGACATCAACTCACAGAAAACTACTGTACAGTTTTTTCAAGGTAAATATATTAATACTTGATGGTTTTAAGCATTGCATAACACCACACACAGATGGTGAACTAGAAATCTACATTCCACTGAAAGAACAGAGCTcagactggaaaaaaattattaatttatctCCATACAGGAATTTTGAGCAACTGTAACCCTGAACAGCATAACTACAAGGCAGGAATACAACATTTTGGACTGAGGACGCCTCATTAGCTCTCTGCTAACAGACAGCATGTTCCCTGGCACCTGTGTTAGATCCAGGTGTTACTCATCTTCAGCACAATTGCCTTTCTGCTGCTACAACTATTACCAGCTGAAATCAATATGGTGCcagaagaaaaaacacaacTGCAAATTAAATGCATTGGGTTTGCTACAGAGGGACCCTCATAGAATatctcagtttttaaaaatataaaagtgcAAAGTACTCATCAATTCTACTacaaaaattgtatttcagtaaaatgtattttgctggagcatttaaaattgcatttagAAAGTCTATATCATTTCACTAATGGGACTTATAGAAATTAATTCTCTCCTTCTACCATCaactttaaaaaatcccaaacaaccCAACCCTTTAAATCACATAGTAAGTGGAGCCATAAAATTGGCTGCTACACCAAAAGCAGTAAGAGAGTCAGTATTTTTCCCCACTCAGTTCatgcaaaatattaaaaaaatattttgtttctgtgggacCAAGAAGCCATCCTCTAGTTTTCACTTCCTTGGAGTTATTTTTCTGATTCAAACAACCTTAAATCATATTAGTAAATGGTATACATTATTATACTCATCTTTGCTACCAGTCCTTGCTCAATAAACAAGCTCTTCCCTTCTTGAAGATCACTTTTAAGGTAGAGCTGAATACATTTCAGCAGCAATGAAACATTCTTgaattcattcttgtccagctCCTACAGAAACACAGAGTGCTGTCCATCATTAGCCTGCTACCCTCTGAGTTGGCTGTTAGGAGAGTTGAGATCATTTATGGTACTCGCCTTTCTCAGTGCTTTGTCCAGCTGGTTAAAGAGAGATTCACTGTATTTCTGGGGAGGCTCTACTTCCTTCTCTTGCAGCAGTTCGTGTATTTTTTGAAACCCCTTCCCTTTAAAGGCATCAATGAGCAATGATTCAAGCTGTAGATGGAGGGGAAGGAAACAATTAGTGAGTAAAATAAGCAGGCATTGAAATTGTAGCAGCGCTAATTATGATAAAATACTTTTAATGCTACTTTAAAAGCTGCAAGTTTCTGTTTATTTGTTTCATATTGTTTGTTTGCCTACTTTCATTTTACTACTACATCTGAAGTGAAACATCAGTCTTAATGTCCAAAAGAGACAGAACTCTTGAAACTGAATAATCACAAAAGGTACTGAGTAAGGAAATAGACAATTCAGTATAGCCCACAGTTTGTAAGTCCCACAACTATTACAATAACTTCTTCCCACTTACTAAAGAAAATATTAGGAGGACTACTGCACTTCCcacattaaataaaattactaaAAGTATTGGGTCATGCCATATCCACGTAAGATATGTAcctttaaatatatatattttaaaaataacagttGATAAAGATAAGGATGCATGTAAAAGATCCTTACGTAGTCTTCTGCTCTGTCTGCCATACTGCCACTCACATTTCTATTTCGTTCTTcacttctttcttcctttaaaaataaaaggaagagaaaaatacagaaaaaaaatcttcccctgtcccccccaaaaaagaaaatccaaccaaaacaaacaacatttTCCACCCCACTTACTCATCCCCTCACTTCCAAAAGGCTCGTTTTCCTTCGTTATTACCCAAAATGCAAAACCTCCCACGTCTCCCGGCCCGAGGTTCCTGGTGGCCGcgggtgtcccctgtccctgtccggGTCCCCGCTGCCGGGagcgccgctcaccggggccaTGGCGCGGGGGCCGCTTCACACCTGGCTGTGACCCGCTGCTGCCGGACACACCggctctggggctggagagCGACCCTCGCCAGCCTTTCCCACAGCTCCGAGCACGCTCCTTTTCTCAGCAAGCCCTCGCTTTACATCCCAGCAgcggagggggaaaaaaaggaggaagagcagCGCGGTTCGCATCCGCCCTAAAAAGCCGCGGCTGTGCGGCACCTGGGACGGGTCCGTCGCACCCCGGCACTGACAGAGCCCCGACCGAGCCCAGGGGGCAAAAGAGGAGCTCAGagcctccctggggctgctctcgACCGAGGGATGCCACAGCCGGCGTgtgctgctgccgggtgggctttaTGGTGCTCAGCTGAGGGTAAAGGTCAGTAAATTTTGGACCAGAGAGGATGGAAGCTAACGAGAAAAATCATTGCGAACAGCTGGGATCGTTTAAAGGGTGATAGCAGCACTCGGAGTTCAACCGCTCTATGCTGTTGTGGATAGTTTTATCTTTCTGTTTTTCACACCAAATATCAatctccctccttccttcccacaaTATCCCCCCACTCCAAaagaacccaaacaaacaaacgaaaaaatccccacaaaaccaataaaaagaaaaacaaactcacgaaaaccaaaccaaccaaacaaaaagctcTAAACTTCAGATCCCACCGGCTGTTTCTTTCGAAAAGGTAACAAAAAGCCGGTAACTGTTCAATAGGTTAAAATGCGCCTATCGATACAATGGCACCAGCACCAACTCTGCCTTTTAAAGCAGGTGCTACAGGGCGAAGGGGGAACCTGCCAAGTAACGCCGGTTTCGTTTACGTCCGAAGAGCAGGTTATTCAGCACCTTTTCCTCCCTCCGGAGGCTTTACAAGCTGTGGACAGCTCCGAGCCACGCTCAAAATCCAAGACCAGGGGCATCCccgtggggcagagcagggtcCCCCAGCTCCCCGTCACCGCTCTCATCTCCCCGGCCACCCGCGGGAGAGAGCGGCAGAGCCCCGCGGCTGCCGGGTTAGACTTCCAAACGCGGCTCAAGTTTGCCGAGGTCACGGCCCCTAGGGGGCTGGGGGGTGGATTCGTGCACAGCCCCTGCATCTATCCCCCGCCACACACCTTCGGGTGAGGGCAGCGAAACCCGCCCGTGGCGGGGAGGGGCAGCGCCCGGGGTGGCGGTGGCGCTCGGTGATGGTGCTGCTGGTCCGCCTACGAGGCCGGCTGAGAGCTCCGATcccgcacacacacacacacaccccggCGACGCCCCGACGGCATAAAAAGCCGGGAGCCGGCACCCACGGCCACTCTCTGCCATGAAGCTCACCTGGGACATCAACGACCCCAAGCTGCCGCAGGTACCGGGTGGGCGGGGAGGCGCTGGGGAAAGTCTACGTCCAGCTCTGTCGCGGAGCAGGGGACCAGCGGAACGAACTTCACTCTAAGCAAAGCTTTGGTTTACGTCTGCTTTACTTCTCTTCTCACTGTGTTGTGGTGTAGTCTTTATAAAGTCACTTGTAGTAAAAGTATGGATTTGATGCACAGCTTTGCCTAGCTGGATATGAACTCCTGCTCCATTTGGACAGTTTCCTTCTCCCTCCACCTCCTGTTCCTTGTTCAAGGAATGTTGAATTGGAGCTTGAATTGACAGTTTACTACTATTACCCAAGTTATCTAATTATTCCTTTGGTTTATTGATGCAACACTTTAATGCCAATGAGCACTCCACTTTTGTCCAGCTGTGAGTTTCAAGTGTGTTTtttaatttgcaatttttttcgtCTTAGTGTTTATTTAAGTTTACAGAGCCCACGCTGTTATGTCTTAATGCTGTAAATGCTGGTAGTTTCCTGGGATTGCTCTCACATATGGTACATGCATATGTTAAATATGTATTGCATTATAAATATTTGCAGTTTAAAATCTTCATTCATAGCTCTGGTAATTACATTTTCGTAATGAGTGAAAATGAAAGCCCTGAAATCCCAAACTGAAATATTCTTTGTTTGTGCCACTGTACATATTGGAAGTACATTTGCAATGACAAATCATTTTATCTctattttctgggaaaagccTTATTCAAATCATATTAGATGCACTTTAGGAAGCCATTCCATAGCTTAAACTTCTAgtttcctgcctgcagctgcattgtctcACAACAAGGAGAACTTAATAGCAGTCATGATCAGGGTGGCTCGTGTCCTGTCTGGGCACACTGATAGTAGACTAGTCAGTAAATTCTGCAAGTAAGGCTGATGTCTTATAGCTGGTAACTTCCCTGTAAAAGGCGTAAGTGTGTAAGTGTCAGCAGACTGTGCTACAATGGATCATGATGCAAAAGAGGAAATGATCCTTTCTATTCAGGTACGGAATCTCAGACTGCCCTAGCCCTTTTAGAGAGCACTTCTGAACAAGCTATTCtttcaatatttctttttctgctgcttggCTGGTgacagaaaaagcattttgcccCCTGTTATGTGTCTTATAAGTAGGCAAAAATATCAGGTTTAATGTACTAATAACGTTCTCTTGCTCTTCTCCTCGCTGCCTTGCCTGCGGGCCTGCAGGAGCCCAAGCACTTCGACGCCTTCCAGGAGTGGCCCGATGGCTACGTGCGGCTCATCTACTCGAGCGAGGAGAAGAACGCGCAGCGGCACCTCAGCGGCTGGGCCATGCGCAACACCAACAACCACAACTGCCAGATCCTCAAGAAGTCCTGCCTGGGCGTCGTGGTGTGTGCCCGGAGCTGCGCCCTGCCCGGCGgggccaggctgcagctccgCCCCGCCATATGCGACAAGGCTCGGCAGAAGCAACAAAGTGAGAGAGCTGCGATGCCCAAGGGACCCCTTCTTACTTCTGGGCTTGATTTCCAAGCTGGAGTCACTCTTACTTGTGTACAGACTAAGGCACAATTGCAATGGCTGATTAATTGCAAATTTCATCAATGCCTCTTTGCAAATATTTAAGGGGATATGGATTTAAATCCTTTAAATTATTAGTGTATACATCTAGTGGGCAGTTCTGGTTCATACCATTTAGCTATGCTGGGTAGTCTATGTCACATTTCCTTGAATATACATTTTAATCTGAACTTTGGAAAAGTCTGATCATGTTGCTCTTGAGCTCTGTTTACTCTCAGACAGCATCCTTGCCCTTAACCAATCTCTTCAGTAGTTTCTGTCTGTTCACAGAGAAAGCCTGCCCCAACTGTAACTCTGCCCTCGAGTTGATTCCTTGCCGAGGACACAGCGGGTATCCGGTCACGAACTTCTGGAGGCTTGATGGAAAAGCAATATTTTTCCAGGTAGAAAGCAGCTGTATGTATTTATGCACACTGTATAAAAAAATACCTGTAAAGAGAGAgatttcttcctcctccccccctcCTTTTTATGTAACACAGACCGTGATGAGCATGACAGAGGTATAGCGCACAACTGAATTTCTCTTGAGTATGAACATAAGAACAAATAAAATAACACTTGGCTGTCTCTCTGAAAGCAGTACTTATGGGTTGGCAATATTCAGTTTTAACTACAATATCACTGACGGCTAAAGTTCTCCTGTTTACAGAACACAAATATGAACAAAAAGGTTGTCTTGCACCCTGGTGTAAGTGACAACTGGATCTCTCCAAtgttatttccaaatatttatttcctaCTAAAATAAATAGGGAAAAAAGGTCTTACTTAATTTACATGAGtggaaatataaaaattctaCTTTGTGTGAAACAAGCCTTTGAATTTTGAAGGATTTAAAATCTTgacagaaaaaagaagaatcttagctgaaatttgaaattttgtcgtgattttcattttttagcAACATTGGAACAAAAATGAATCAAAAAGTTTCTGTTCTGTGAGATTACATTTTCTCCTGGatcatttttttccactgactCTCACAGCAGTAAATTCTGTTCTCCAGTCAGTAAATGGAACAAAACTGGCCATATTCCCAGATTCCCTCCTATATTATTCTTTTTCAGATGTTCTCTTAAAGACATGCAATACTGGAAAAATTTACTATCCAAAAAGTTGATAAATCCTTGCCTAGAAGTTAATTTCTGCTTGAGAAAGGACAgtgttttaaaagcaatttttagcTTTCTGCTTTGTATTGGGGACTGTATGTAACTCTGCTCAGACAAATGAGTAAGGAAATGTAGTGTCCATTACTTCATCATATGCCAATATAACTTTGGTTATGTAGCTCTGCATACCCACAGATGTTTCAATAGCAGAGCATCTTCAGATTTTCCAGGTTTTCCCAGGATATAATTTTCAGTCTTGTTCAAGAAGGTGTACTGCTTTAagagaatatttttcattttatggcACGAAACCTCTTTAAAGCCTATTTATGCTATTTATAGATGTGCTTATAAGGCAGAACTGGACTgcagaaaaccaaccaaactaAATTCCCATCCCCACACCCTGCCACCTCTTGGTTCTAATTATCTACTCCTGAATGTCACAAACTTAGGTAGCACTTTTGCTCCTTTATCAGCTCTGCAGTCCTCACTGACTTCTCCctcactttttctttccatctACATCCAAATAATGATTTATgctatttgtttattttcacaTGAATTTGTCCGTGTTTAGTCTCTCCTTCCTTTTTACTTGTGCCAAATCACAGACCATGCTGTGACTATCCCTCCTGCTACTTAGACCATTTTCTCTAATCTTACCCCCTTCTAGGTACACACTTAATTCTCAGTTAATTCTAATTTAGGCTAAAGGAGTCCATGACCACCCCCGGCCAGAGAGTAAACTGGAGGCAGAGGCAAGAAGAAGTGCAATTAAGAAGCAAATGTCCTCTTATCACCACTCCCAGAAAAAGAGATCTCTAAATTCAGAGGTAAGTCAAAGTCATTAGTGAAATAAAAAGGTGACATAAATGAAGACTTTATTTGTCAATTAAAAAGACGTGATAAACATGTACTGTGGATCCCAGGGCAAAACAAAGCTTTACACCATGGTATTAACATGTGTTAATTACAAATTAACATCTGTTAACTTGGGGCTGAAACTAGCAATAGCACAAGTATTGAGACATAGCAATAGCACAAGTATTGAGACATATGTGTGTGGGCAGTATTGATTCTTATGTCTTAAAGATCTACTTCTCCTTGTCAGCCAGGAAGGTACCCTGACAGCAGTGGTTACGCCAATAACCTACAGAATTTTCACTGCATGGATGGCCCAGAAAGAGTTGGTATCTTCACAGACACCAATTATTCAATTCCAGCCCAGTCCTACCCTTCGGTGCAGAACCCAGACCTCTACAAGGCACCTTACGACTCAGCCAGCTTCCAAGAGGACCAGCTATCACCATACCCTAAATGCCCAAATCCAAGGCTCTACATGCCCATGCCATGCAGTTACGAGTTTGGAGTTCCCGCCTTCATAAGCTCGAGTCCTTACCCAACATTTTACAAAGATCTGCCCAGTCCTGCCATTGATGCAGACCCCCTCAGTCTGAACGGGTCTCACTACAACGCTGTGACCACCCACGATAAGAGCGTTGATAACCCTGGCAGGCATTACGGACTGAAACCAGCGTGGGGGAAAACCGGCAGCGGAGAGCGGGGTGACTACGGGCAGATGGCAACAAGTGCTCCCCACCCTTACTACAGCGGGGACTATGCCTGCAGGTacagctccagccccgctcccatggccCCACCGCTGCAGACCGtcatcaccaccaccaccaaggTGTCCTACCAGGCCTACAAGCCACCTGCGCTGAAATATAGCGACAACCTCTGCGATGTGAAAAACCTTCAGAGCTACACCCACGTGGCAGAAAACATCTCGGGTGCCGTCTATTCAGGGATGAAGATTCAGGAAGACTTTGGGATGATAAAGTCGGCGCTGCTCTACCAGCACGACTCCATCCCCACAAAATCCAAACCAGCTGAGAGCGTGGAGAGCTATCGGTATGGGCTCCCTCTGGGGAACAGCTTTGCTGAACATGAAGGCCAGGCCCTAAGGTTTGAGAGTGCTGAATATTGACTAAATGGTCCCTAAATGGCAAATACCTGATGATGGGAGAATAGATTATTGTGTTGACCATGGGAGTGCTAAGCCAAGTGATTTGGGATTTGAGGAGATGTAAGGAAGCAGAACATCAAGACAGCTTTTTCCCAAAAATACCTTTCTGGAGTTGTGTGCTGAGTGAATTATATTTTGCATGTAACTTCAAAGAAACTCACACAATCTCTAAAATGGCACAAGGAATTGAGCCCAAAACACACCTGGAAAAGGCAATATGGaggcacagctcctctggaagtCAACAGTGTCCTCTGACAGTAAGTGCAATCCACTTGCAGCTACAACTCCTGCCTCAAGCTTTGAGAGAAAATGCTCCATCTGTAAGAAAAGACTAATCaggtaatggaaaaaaaatgaaggaaagtgGCTACAGATTATAGTCAACTGAAGGAAATGgcatggaaagaaagaaataacatAAATGTGAAAGCAAGGCAATTTGCAGAATAATTCACCTGAGCAGTTCATTCACCTGCCATGATTCTTTTGATGAATGAAAAGATCAGCTAAGtttctctgaaatgaaaaatgaaaaacctGAAACCtaagaaattaaacattttaaattcatGTTGCTTTTTGATCCCCTGTATCAAAAGTAAAGATGACCCAGCCTTTCTATGTAAGAAGGAcaacccagcacagccacagcaggaaATGATGCCCTGTAACACTTAGCCTGGAGGCAGGAAGGCTCAGGGACCCCCACCAAGCCTGCTCAGCATCACATGGCTGCCAGAGTTAACTTATGTGGTCCTGAAAAACATTTACAGTGAAACTGGCTTTTGCTTAAAGGAGCCTGGCAAGCTGGTCAGGCCAACTGGTTATTGGTGCAGAATTCTCTTTACACATGACTACAACTGGTCCTCTCTAAGAATGCAACATCCCAGCTGCTTAGTACAGGTCAGTGTTGAATGAACCTTTCCTGGCTCCCTCTCTGCACTCCATCTCCATCAGGTCTTTCTCCCTCTCCCAAGGGACTTCTggtgatttttctctctgtaaaCATAGCTCCCCATGACAGCACTCCTTTGGAAATTAAACAACTAAACAACCGGCCAACAGAGAGGTTACaaaacaaaatccccaaactgAGCTAAGCAAAGAAATCATAAAAAAATGCATTCCAAATTAATTCCTAAAACAACTAATTCTTCTTTAAtctggaaagaaggaaaaacagagcagtgctggtttAAAACTAAGGATATTTTGAAAGCCACCTAGTACTGGGGAATAGAACCCTCACCCAAAATGTGTGTGCCAAGCAAGGGAGCTAAGTAGACACAGGGGATTGATCAGgataaaaaaatttcttttggtACCATTATTATTGAGTTACCAAGTATCTTTAACTTtttgaacacttttttttttttttttacctctgtCTTATGTatatttttggtgtgttttgagAAGAAGCGTACTACTGTAGTTTTTCAATTAAATGTGAAATCACAGTTAAAAGCAAAGCACCATGCAAAGTAATGTGAGTAGCTGGCTTGTTAGAATTATAAGGTTCTGTGCATGGGAGCCATCATTAAACTGGTAAACAAATTGTATTTTCAGAGAACAGTTaaacaattatttaaaaatagttaTTTCTGATGTagtatattttctttctttttatatttttatgaaaaccAACATGTTCAGTCTAAGATGTGAAACTGAGCCACACAGGAATTTAATTAATAGCATTCTGTTTCAGCAGTGGATTgttcagcattttaaaaattcaagccAGACAAAGATGGAATTCACAAAAAGACTAAATTAATTCACCTGCAGCAAGCTTACTTTGTCTTTTAGCTCTAGTGTACTTTTTGTATATCTCCCTTGGCTTTTGTTAAACTCTTAGGGTTATTCTTCTACCAAGTGTTTTAAATTACTGATAAGAAGAGATTCAGGTGAACAACATAAATTTGATAATTAGCccacatattttaaaacttttaaaaaagaaaataaaaaggtggTTAGTGAGTAATTACCCAGAAATACTGACGCAAAATTTTAGAGTTTATGAATATATAACACTATGCCTGTTTACAGAACTGGGATTTCTCAGCTGTATGCCAAATCATATTGAGGCATTTGACATGTAGAATAATGATCAAGGCTTACAGCATTGTAAGTttaaaaagggtaaaaaaaagtATAAGAGGGGAATAAGGCAAAAGTAAATTACTAAAAAAGCTGGAAAGATTCACTGCAGATGggaaaatcaaggaaaatattAAAGCTGTAAATTgctctattttattttagattttagAGGAGATTTTAGATTTTAGAGGTGATTTTAGAGGAGTTAGCCAACCACAACTCAAGCACAAGTTATTAAAATACTACTTGCTATTAAAACAGACAAGCTGTGGGGGTTGCATGCTATTCACGTCACTGGTATTAAATTTGTCATTGTAGTTGTGTGCTTAAATCATTATGCTATC is a window from the Passer domesticus isolate bPasDom1 chromosome 1, bPasDom1.hap1, whole genome shotgun sequence genome containing:
- the GCM2 gene encoding chorion-specific transcription factor GCMb; protein product: MKLTWDINDPKLPQEPKHFDAFQEWPDGYVRLIYSSEEKNAQRHLSGWAMRNTNNHNCQILKKSCLGVVVCARSCALPGGARLQLRPAICDKARQKQQKKACPNCNSALELIPCRGHSGYPVTNFWRLDGKAIFFQAKGVHDHPRPESKLEAEARRSAIKKQMSSYHHSQKKRSLNSEVRRYPDSSGYANNLQNFHCMDGPERVGIFTDTNYSIPAQSYPSVQNPDLYKAPYDSASFQEDQLSPYPKCPNPRLYMPMPCSYEFGVPAFISSSPYPTFYKDLPSPAIDADPLSLNGSHYNAVTTHDKSVDNPGRHYGLKPAWGKTGSGERGDYGQMATSAPHPYYSGDYACRYSSSPAPMAPPLQTVITTTTKVSYQAYKPPALKYSDNLCDVKNLQSYTHVAENISGAVYSGMKIQEDFGMIKSALLYQHDSIPTKSKPAESVESYRYGLPLGNSFAEHEGQALRFESAEY